The segment CGGCACGACGGCCACCCTCAAGCCCGCCGACAACTCCAACGTCAAGGGCCTGCTCTACCGCACCGGTTACTCCGGCAACACCGGCGCCTTCTTCGCCACCAGCACCTTCGGCAGCGGCCGGGTCGCCTTCTGGGGCGACAGCTCCCCGATCGACGACGACACCGGCCAGTCCGGCAACACCCTCTACGACGGCTGGAACGACACCGGCGCCACCAACGCCGCCCTCGCGCTCAACGCCACCGAGTGGCTCTCCGGCGCCACCGACAGCGGCGGCGGTGACGACGGCGGAGGCGACGGCACCTGCACCGCCGCCCAGCTGCTCGGCAACCCGGGCTTCGAGTCCGGGGCCACCACCTGGACCGCCACCAGCGGCGTCATCACCACCTCCAGCAGCGAGGCCGCCCGCACCGGCTCGTACAAGGCGTGGCTCGACGGCTACGGCGCCGCCCACACCGACACGCTGTCCCAGTCGGTGACCATCCCGAGCGGCTGCACCACCGCCACGCTCAGCTTCTACCTGCACATAGACACGGCGGAGACCACCACCAGCACCGCGTACGACAAGCTGACGGTCACCGCCGGATCCACCACCCTGGCCACCTACTCCAACCTCAACGCCGCCAGCGGATACGTCCTCAAGAGCTTCAGCCTCGCCTCCCTGGCCGGCACCACCTCCACCATCACCTTCACCGGCGTCGAGGGCTCGACCCTGCAGACCTCGTTCGTCATCGACGACACCGCGCTCAACGTGAGCTGACCGCCCCGTCGGACCGGCCCTGGGGGGCTCGGGCGCTCGCCCAGCCCTCCAGGTGACCGGCGAACACCTCGGCGTGGACAGGCCAGTTGAGCCCCGCCGCGGCGGCCGCCCGGCCCCGGCGGCCCTGCGCGCGCCGCAGTCCCGCGTCCTCCCGCAGCCGGCGGACCGCGTCGGCGGCCGCGCGCGGATCCCGGAAATCCACCACGATGCCGCAGTCGTTCGCCCGCACCAGCGCGGCCGCGAGCGGGGTGGGGGTGGTGACCACCGGGATGCCGTACGCCATGTACTCCACGACCTTCGTCGGCCGCGAGTGCCGGTAGTTGGCCTCGTCGCGCAGCAGCGACAGCCCGGCGAGCGCCCCGTCGAGCCGCGCCAGGGCCTGGTCGTTGGGCAGGAAGCCGTGCCAGCGGAGCACCCCGTCCCGGTCGGCGGCCTCCAGCAGCCCCCGTACGTCGCCGTCGGCGGCCCCTATCGCCTCCACCCGCACCTCCGGGTACAGCAGCCGCGCCATCGCGATCAGGTCCTCGGCGCCCCGGCCCCGCGAGATCTGGCCCAGATAGACGGCACGGTCCGCGCCCGGCGGCTTGGGCGGCGAGAGGGGGACGGTCGCCAGGTTGAGCACCACCGGATGGGTGCGCCGGAACCGCCGCTGGTAGGCGTCCTCGGCCAGCAACAGATGGATCCGGCGCTCGGCGATCCGCTCGGCCGCCCGTACGACCGCCCGCACCGGCGGCCGCAGCGCTCGCGGCACCCAGCGCTTCATGGCGATCGCCGCCGCGGTGTCCTCGTGCACATCCCATACGACCGCGGGCCCGGGTCCGCCGCCGGCCCGCCAGCCGCGCCTCAGCCCGGGCAGGGCGAGCAGCAGCTCGGGGTCGTGCAGCAGTACGACATCGGCCCGCGCGCCCCGCTCGGCGAGCACCCGGCGGGCCTCGCGCAGCGCGGTGCGCCGGTCGCGTCCGACGGCACGCGGCAGGTCGACGCCCTCCAGGCCGGGCCGGGGACGGGGGCGCACGCCGCGCGCGGCGAAGGGCGCGGCATAGACGACCTGGTGGCCGTGGTCGAGGAGCGCCGTGATCTCACGGTGCAGGATGCGCGCGTCCTCGGGGTGGTGCACCACCGTGGCGACGAGTACGCGCATCACAGCACCTCCACATCGGGGCGGAAGACACGCCCGCGCGTGTCGAACAGCAGCCGGGCGTCATCGGCGACGGTCCGCAGGTCGTAGGCGCTGTGGTCCTGCAGAAGGATCGTCAGGTCGTGCTCGCGCAGCGCGGTCGTCAGATCGCCCGCCTTCGTGACCGGCTCCCCGTCCACCTCCCACTCCGGGACGAAGGGGTCG is part of the Streptomyces sp. NBC_01262 genome and harbors:
- a CDS encoding hydrolase, giving the protein MLVSPRARRRVVGTLAVLGTLLGGAAAQIQAAPAAGAATTNRVLFDNAHAETAGNADWIISTSQPDPLSEDSSPSSETDWTGAISSWGVALQKTGNYSLKTLPSGSSITYGTSAATDLSNFDTFVLPEPNTLFTTAEKTAIMNFVSNGGGLFMVSDHTGADRNSDGEDAVEILNDLMTNNSVDSTDPFGFSIDSLSISSDYPSAITDSTNAVLHGSFGTVTKSLIASGTTATLKPADNSNVKGLLYRTGYSGNTGAFFATSTFGSGRVAFWGDSSPIDDDTGQSGNTLYDGWNDTGATNAALALNATEWLSGATDSGGGDDGGGDGTCTAAQLLGNPGFESGATTWTATSGVITTSSSEAARTGSYKAWLDGYGAAHTDTLSQSVTIPSGCTTATLSFYLHIDTAETTTSTAYDKLTVTAGSTTLATYSNLNAASGYVLKSFSLASLAGTTSTITFTGVEGSTLQTSFVIDDTALNVS
- a CDS encoding glycosyltransferase, with product MRVLVATVVHHPEDARILHREITALLDHGHQVVYAAPFAARGVRPRPRPGLEGVDLPRAVGRDRRTALREARRVLAERGARADVVLLHDPELLLALPGLRRGWRAGGGPGPAVVWDVHEDTAAAIAMKRWVPRALRPPVRAVVRAAERIAERRIHLLLAEDAYQRRFRRTHPVVLNLATVPLSPPKPPGADRAVYLGQISRGRGAEDLIAMARLLYPEVRVEAIGAADGDVRGLLEAADRDGVLRWHGFLPNDQALARLDGALAGLSLLRDEANYRHSRPTKVVEYMAYGIPVVTTPTPLAAALVRANDCGIVVDFRDPRAAADAVRRLREDAGLRRAQGRRGRAAAAAGLNWPVHAEVFAGHLEGWASARAPQGRSDGAVSSR